The Thermotoga sp. Ku-13t DNA segment ATTCAGAGCGATCGCCACAGCGATGCATCCAGTTCCAGTGCCGACATCTGCAACCAGCTTGATGTTCTTTTCCTCCATGACCTCCAGAGATAAGTCCACCAGTAGTTCCGTCTCCATTCTCGGAATGAACACCCCTTCACACACGTACAGTTCCAGACCGTAGAAATAGCATTTTTCAGTGATGTACTGAAGAGGATACCCGCTCGCACGTTTTCTCGCCAGCGAAACGGCGAGCTGACACTGCGCTTCGGAAACTTCTTCTTCGAAATCCATCAGTAGACCTTCACGGCTCCTGCCTGTAACCTTGCTCAATATGGACAAAGCCTCCGAACCACTCGATTCGGAGGCTTCCTTGAGAATATCTTTGATCGTTGTGTAGAGTTCTCTGAGCTTCATATACCGAACTTTTTCCTCACTTCCTCACTCATCCTGTCCGGGGTCCATGGTGGATCGAAGGTGAGGTTGATCTTCACGTCTTTGACACCTTCGATCTGTCTGACCTTGTCCTCCGCGTCCTGCAATATGAGTCCTGCGAGTGGACACGCCGGGGTAGTCATCGTCATCGTTATCGTGACGTTGTTCTCCTCGTCCACAACCACATCGTACACGAGCCCCAGACTGACCACGTCCAGGCCTATTTCGAAGTCTATGACTTCCTTCAGTGCTTCAAGGACCTTTTCTTTGGTGACCACTTGGGACACTCCCTTTCACGAAATCTTTTCGAGCATGTCGCTGAGCAGCGCAACGTGAGACATTTCTTCACGAACTATAAGATCGATCTTGTCTTTGCCGAGTCCCTGTGGGATCATTTCTTTCAGACCAAGGTAGAAAATTATCGAATCCTTTTCCACGTCTATCGCTATTCTGATAACGTCTGAAACGGAGCCCACCTGTTTGAACCTCGTCGTGGGATCGAGTTTCGAATCGAACACCTTGCCACTCACCATTGCCCTAAGGTACGCTGCGGCTTCACCTTGAGGGTCGAGGAACTGCGTGATCTCGCGCTCTTTTGCAGCGAGTTCCAGTCTCATTTGGTGGAATCTTTTTTCATGCTCTTTTTCCATTTCCGCAAGCTTCAGAAAGACCGATTTTTTCGTGTATTCTGGGAACATCTCTGCCGCTTTGTTGTAGAAAACGACTCCGTTTCTTTCAATCTGCTCTGCCATTTCAAAAACCTCATCGATGTTGAACATAACGCTCACCCCCTCTTCGCAAGCTCTGAATCAAGCATGATTATACCAGCGACATTGTCCCCGATGCGTTCCAGTAGTGACATTATTTTCTGTGCGTTGGCTTCTTCTTCGATCTGTTCGTTTACGAACCAGTTCAGAAAGACGAGCGCCGCGTTATCGTTCAACTTTCGTGCCAGCTCGACCAGTGTGTTTATGCTCGCCGTGACCTTTTGTTCGTGCTCGTACGTGTGTTTGAACACCTCGAGCGGAGAAGACCAGTCTTTCCTCGGTTCAGCCAGGGCGAAGAGTTCCACCCTTCCTCCACGTTCGTTGATGTGCTCGAAGAACTTCATCGCATGGTTCACTTCTTCCTGTGCTTGCTTTTTCATCCAGTGCGCCATTCCTCCCAGATTCTCGTGTTCAAAGTATGCAGCCATGGAAAGGTAGAGGTAAGCTGACTCAAGCTCCTTTTTGATCTGCTCGTTGAACG contains these protein-coding regions:
- a CDS encoding ferritin family protein, which produces MFNIDEVFEMAEQIERNGVVFYNKAAEMFPEYTKKSVFLKLAEMEKEHEKRFHQMRLELAAKEREITQFLDPQGEAAAYLRAMVSGKVFDSKLDPTTRFKQVGSVSDVIRIAIDVEKDSIIFYLGLKEMIPQGLGKDKIDLIVREEMSHVALLSDMLEKIS
- a CDS encoding ferritin; translation: MIPKELERAFNEQIKKELESAYLYLSMAAYFEHENLGGMAHWMKKQAQEEVNHAMKFFEHINERGGRVELFALAEPRKDWSSPLEVFKHTYEHEQKVTASINTLVELARKLNDNAALVFLNWFVNEQIEEEANAQKIMSLLERIGDNVAGIIMLDSELAKRG
- a CDS encoding metal-sulfur cluster assembly factor, coding for MSQVVTKEKVLEALKEVIDFEIGLDVVSLGLVYDVVVDEENNVTITMTMTTPACPLAGLILQDAEDKVRQIEGVKDVKINLTFDPPWTPDRMSEEVRKKFGI